In the Ilumatobacteraceae bacterium genome, one interval contains:
- a CDS encoding 3-hydroxyacyl-CoA dehydrogenase NAD-binding domain-containing protein, which translates to MTDLSQSVRLETVDHDGVEVALVVVNNPPVNALSWHVRQGLFDGMTQAVERGAKAIVVICDGRTFIAGADISEFGGNVPDAAGLPQVQSAMEDAPVPVIAAIHGTALGGGLEVALCAHYRVSVATAKFGLPEVNLGLLPGAGGTQRLPRLTGVPMALEMMTTGRHISTGEALESGLVDEVVEGGTDELRNAAIAFAARAVTEGLPLAKVRDRDDKVAEARGNDQLFADFRKSIARKTRGFLAPEYNVQCVEAAANLPFDEGLKVERQLFNELMAGPQSGAQRYYFFAERAANKIPDIPKDTPLIDIRKAGVLGAGTMGGGIAMNFANAGIPVVIVERDQDALDRGLGVVRKNYERSRSTTPEQVEQRMSLISGSTSKSDFADCDIVIEAVFEDMDLKKSIFRELDEICKPGALLASNTSALDINEIATATSRPESVIGMHFFSPANVMKLLEVVRGEQSSDSVVATAMAVGKRVGKVATLVGVCHGFVGNRMLFQRRIEADQLVLEGATPAQIDRVLYDFGFPMGPFAMGDLAGLDIGWKAEESTSSTIRELMCESGRRGQKNGRGYYTYDPETRAATPDPEVEQMIKDFAIAQGHEQREVTDQEVLERCLYSMVNEGAKILEEGIAIRGSDIDVVWVNGYGWPVYRGGPMYWADSVGLSDVVERIEHYGNTVGGRHWELSPLLARLAADDGKLHQFSN; encoded by the coding sequence ATGACCGATCTGAGCCAGTCCGTCCGACTCGAGACCGTCGACCACGACGGTGTCGAGGTCGCCCTCGTCGTCGTGAACAACCCGCCGGTCAACGCGCTCAGCTGGCACGTCCGCCAGGGACTGTTCGACGGGATGACCCAGGCGGTCGAACGGGGGGCCAAGGCGATCGTGGTCATCTGCGACGGCCGCACCTTCATCGCCGGCGCCGACATCTCCGAGTTCGGGGGCAACGTCCCCGACGCCGCCGGTCTCCCCCAGGTGCAGTCCGCGATGGAAGACGCTCCCGTCCCCGTGATCGCCGCGATCCACGGCACGGCGCTGGGCGGCGGACTCGAGGTCGCGCTGTGTGCCCACTACCGCGTGTCGGTGGCGACGGCGAAGTTCGGCCTGCCCGAGGTCAACCTCGGCCTGCTGCCCGGCGCGGGCGGCACGCAACGGCTCCCTCGCCTGACGGGCGTGCCGATGGCGCTCGAGATGATGACGACCGGCCGGCACATCAGCACCGGCGAGGCGCTCGAGAGCGGGCTCGTCGACGAGGTCGTCGAGGGCGGCACCGACGAACTGCGCAACGCCGCGATCGCCTTCGCCGCACGGGCGGTCACAGAGGGCCTCCCGCTCGCGAAGGTCCGCGACCGCGACGACAAGGTGGCCGAGGCTCGCGGCAACGATCAGCTCTTCGCCGACTTCCGGAAGTCGATCGCCCGCAAGACGCGTGGCTTCCTCGCACCCGAGTACAACGTGCAGTGCGTCGAGGCCGCAGCGAACCTTCCCTTCGACGAAGGGCTCAAGGTCGAGCGGCAGCTCTTCAACGAGCTGATGGCCGGGCCGCAGTCGGGCGCGCAGCGCTACTACTTCTTCGCCGAGCGCGCCGCCAACAAGATCCCCGACATCCCCAAGGACACGCCGCTGATCGACATCCGGAAGGCCGGCGTCCTCGGTGCCGGCACGATGGGCGGCGGCATCGCGATGAACTTCGCGAACGCCGGCATCCCGGTGGTCATCGTCGAACGTGACCAGGACGCCCTCGACCGCGGCCTCGGCGTCGTGCGCAAGAACTACGAGCGCTCGCGTTCGACCACACCCGAGCAGGTCGAACAGCGCATGTCGTTGATCTCCGGCTCGACGAGCAAGTCCGACTTCGCGGACTGCGACATCGTGATCGAGGCGGTGTTCGAGGACATGGACCTCAAGAAATCGATCTTCCGTGAACTCGACGAGATCTGCAAGCCCGGCGCACTGCTCGCGTCCAACACGTCGGCGCTCGACATCAACGAGATCGCGACCGCGACGTCACGTCCCGAGAGCGTGATCGGGATGCACTTCTTCTCCCCCGCCAACGTGATGAAGCTGCTCGAGGTCGTGCGCGGCGAGCAGTCGTCCGACTCGGTCGTCGCCACGGCCATGGCGGTCGGCAAGCGGGTCGGCAAGGTCGCCACGCTCGTCGGGGTGTGCCATGGGTTCGTCGGCAACCGGATGCTGTTCCAGCGCCGGATCGAAGCCGATCAGCTGGTGCTCGAGGGTGCCACCCCGGCGCAGATCGACCGGGTGCTGTACGACTTCGGATTCCCGATGGGTCCGTTCGCGATGGGCGACCTCGCCGGGCTCGACATCGGCTGGAAGGCCGAGGAGTCGACGAGCTCGACGATCCGTGAGCTGATGTGCGAGAGCGGTCGCCGAGGCCAGAAGAACGGTCGCGGCTACTACACGTACGACCCAGAGACCCGGGCGGCGACGCCCGACCCCGAGGTCGAGCAGATGATCAAGGACTTCGCGATCGCCCAGGGGCACGAGCAGCGTGAAGTGACCGACCAGGAAGTGCTCGAACGGTGCCTCTACTCGATGGTCAACGAAGGAGCGAAGATCCTCGAGGAGGGCATCGCGATCCGCGGCAGCGACATCGACGTGGTCTGGGTCAACGGCTACGGCTGGCCCGTCTACCGAGGCGGCCCCATGTACTGGGCCGATTCGGTCGGCCTCTCCGACGTGGTCGAGCGGATCGAGCACTACGGCAACACGGTCGGCGGTCGCCACTGGGAGCTCTCGCCGCTCCTCGCTCGTCTCGCCGCGGACGACGGCAAGCTCCACCAGTTCTCGAACTGA